From Eschrichtius robustus isolate mEscRob2 chromosome 7, mEscRob2.pri, whole genome shotgun sequence, a single genomic window includes:
- the ITPRIP gene encoding inositol 1,4,5-trisphosphate receptor-interacting protein has product MALGLFRVCLVVVTAIINHPLLFPRENATVPENEEEIIRQMQAHQEKLQLEQLRLEEEVAQLAAEKEAEKEALERVAEEGQQQNESRAAWDLWSTLCMILFLVIEVWRQDHQDAPSPECLGADEDELPGLEGAPLRGLTLPNKATLDHFYERCIRGAPADASRTREFVEGFVDDLLEALRSLCSRDTDMEVEDFIGVDSMYENWQVNKPLLCDLFVPFMPPEPHRFHPELWCSSRSVPLDRQGYGQIKVVRADEDTLGCICGKTKLGEDMLCLLHGKNNLVRPGSEAEDPLCVGDSPYLDTMRVLKWFQTALTRAWHRINHKYEFDLAFGQLDTPGSLKIRFRSGKFMPFNLIPVIQYDDSDLYLVSHLTREPCGGTPPSSTDWLLSFAVYERHFLRMTSKALPEGACHLSCLQIASFLLSKQSRLTGPSRLSNYHLKTALLHLLLSRRPAAWKAEQLDARLHELLCFLEKSLLEKKLHHFFIGNCKVPEAMGLPEAVRRAEPLNLFRPFILQRRVYRKTVDSFYEMLKNAPALISEYSLHIPSDHGSLPSKAVIL; this is encoded by the coding sequence ATGGCGCTGGGGCTCTTCCGGGTGTGCCTGGTGGTGGTGACGGCCATCATCAATCACCCGCTGCTGTTCCCGCGAGAGAACGCCACGGTCCCCGAGAACGAGGAGGAGATCATCCGCCAGATGCAGGCGCACCAGGAGAAGCTGCAGCTGGAGCAGCTAcgcctggaggaggaggtggcgCAGCTGGCGGCCGAGAAGGAGGCCGAGAAGGAGGCGCTGGAGCGCGTGGCGGAGGAGGGCCAGCAGCAGAACGAGAGCCGCGCCGCCTGGGACCTGTGGAGCACCCTCTGCATGATCCTCTTCCTGGTGATCGAGGTGTGGCGGCAGGACCACCAGGACGCGCCCTCGCCCGAGTGCCTGGGCGCCGACGAGGACGAGCTGCCCGGCCTGGAGGGCGCCCCCCTCCGGGGTCTCACCCTGCCCAACAAGGCCACGCTCGACCACTTTTACGAACGCTGCATCCGGGGGGCCCCGGCCGACGCCTCCCGCACCCGGGAGTTTGTGGAAGGCTTCGTGGATGATTTGCTGGAAGCCctgaggagcctgtgcagccgggACACGGACATGGAGGTGGAGGACTTCATCGGCGTGGACAGCATGTACGAGAACTGGCAGGTGAACAAGCCGCTGCTGTGCGACCTCTTTGTGCCCTTCATGCCCCCCGAGCCCCACCGCTTCCACCCAGAGCTCTGGTGCTCCAGCCGCTCGGTGCCCTTGGATCGCCAGGGCTACGGCCAGATCAAGGTGGTCCGGGCCGACGAGGACACGCTGGGCTGTATCTGCGGCAAGACCAAACTCGGGGAAGACATGCTGTGTCTCCTCCACGGCAAGAACAACTTGGTGCGGCCAGGCAGTGAGGCGGAAGACCCGCTGTGCGTCGGAGACTCCCCATACCTGGACACGATGCGGGTCCTGAAGTGGTTCCAGACGGCCCTCACCAGAGCCTGGCACCGCATCAACCACAAGTACGAGTTCGACCTGGCCTTTGGCCAGCTGGACACCCCGGGGTCCCTCAAGATCAGGTTCCGCTCGGGGAAGTTCATGCCCTTCAACCTGATTCCTGTGATCCAGTATGATGACTCCGACCTGTACTTGGTCTCCCATCTTACCAGGGAGCCCTGTGGGGGGACCCCGCCATCCAGCACAGATTGGCTCCTGTCCTTCGCTGTCTATGAGCGCCACTTCCTTAGGATGACCTCGAAGGCGCTGCCCGAGGGCGCCTGCCACCTCAGCTGCTTGCAGATTGCCTCCTTCCTGCTCTCCAAACAGAGCCGCCTGACGGGCCCCAGCCGGCTCAGCAACTACCACCTGAAGACCGCCCTGCTGCACCTCCTGCTCTCCCGGCGGCCAGCCGCCTGGAAGGCTGAGCAGCTCGATGCTCGTCTGCACGAGCTGCTCTGCTTCCTGGAGAAGAGCCTGCTGGAGAAGAAGCTCCATCACTTTTTCATCGGCAACTGCAAGGTGCCCGAGGCCATGGGGCTCCCTGAGGCCGTACGCAGGGCTGAGCCTCTCAACCTCTTCCGGCCCTTCATCCTGCAACGACGTGTCTACCGGAAGACAGTGGACTCCTTCTATGAGATGCTCAAGAATGCCCCAGCGCTCATTAGCGAGTACTCCCTCCATATTCCCTCAGACCATGGCAGCCTGCCCTCAAAAGCTGTCATCTTGTAG